A genomic segment from Sphingopyxis sp. DBS4 encodes:
- a CDS encoding RNA-binding S4 domain-containing protein, producing MASPGAAGSIRLDKLLWYLRFARSRGLAQAMVAAGHIRLDGRRVTRPSAAVHAGATLVLPVGERIEVIRLLALPQRRGPAPEAQACYLKLDAGTPAASS from the coding sequence ATGGCGAGCCCCGGCGCCGCGGGAAGCATCCGGCTCGACAAGCTGCTCTGGTATCTGCGCTTCGCGCGCTCGCGCGGCCTCGCGCAGGCGATGGTCGCCGCGGGGCATATCCGCCTCGACGGACGGCGCGTCACCCGCCCCTCGGCCGCGGTCCACGCGGGCGCGACGCTGGTGCTGCCGGTCGGCGAGCGGATCGAGGTGATCCGCCTCCTCGCCCTGCCGCAGCGCCGCGGCCCCGCGCCCGAAGCGCAGGCCTGCTATCTGAAGCTCGATGCCGGGACGCCCGCCGCTTCCAGTTGA
- the fdxA gene encoding ferredoxin FdxA, producing MTYVVTDACIRCKYMDCVEVCPVDCFYEGENMLVINPSECIDCGVCEPECPAEAILPDTESGLEKWLEVNAKFSAEWPNITVKKDSPADADEFKGVDDKFDKYFSAEPGEGD from the coding sequence ATGACCTATGTCGTCACCGACGCCTGCATCCGTTGCAAATATATGGACTGCGTCGAGGTCTGTCCGGTCGACTGTTTCTACGAAGGCGAGAATATGCTCGTCATCAACCCCAGCGAATGCATCGACTGCGGCGTGTGCGAGCCCGAATGCCCGGCCGAGGCGATCCTGCCCGACACCGAAAGCGGCCTGGAGAAATGGCTGGAAGTCAACGCCAAGTTCAGCGCCGAATGGCCGAACATCACGGTCAAGAAGGACAGTCCCGCCGACGCCGATGAATTTAAGGGCGTCGACGACAAGTTCGACAAATATTTCTCGGCCGAGCCCGGCGAAGGCGACTGA